The Macrococcoides canis genome has a window encoding:
- a CDS encoding 5-formyltetrahydrofolate cyclo-ligase, protein MTKKELRKSTINQLKSLTDKYAKENLIIEKLMQHQQFKNAQSIGITLSMDHEIDTRFIIRYAQLLGKTVFVPKCDYSKKQMYFTYYTSPDDMVKDSFGIDVMKHDDGKNEQPELLIVPGVRFNESGYRIGYGGGYYDKYLSTFEGHTISLVFEVQMGDVIIEPHDIPVAYIITEEREWHTGTKQ, encoded by the coding sequence ATGACTAAAAAAGAATTAAGGAAGTCAACGATAAATCAATTAAAATCGTTAACAGACAAATATGCTAAAGAAAATTTAATCATTGAGAAATTAATGCAGCATCAGCAGTTTAAAAATGCGCAGTCGATTGGTATAACGTTGTCAATGGATCATGAGATTGATACACGATTTATCATTCGTTACGCACAACTATTAGGAAAGACTGTATTTGTCCCGAAGTGTGATTACAGTAAAAAACAAATGTATTTTACATACTATACATCTCCAGATGATATGGTTAAAGATAGTTTTGGAATTGATGTAATGAAACATGATGACGGAAAAAATGAGCAGCCAGAACTTCTGATTGTTCCTGGTGTTCGTTTCAATGAATCAGGATATCGTATAGGTTATGGTGGCGGTTATTATGACAAATATTTAAGCACTTTTGAAGGTCACACTATAAGTCTCGTATTTGAAGTACAGATGGGTGATGTAATCATAGAACCTCATGATATTCCGGTAGCGTATATCATAACGGAAGAAAGAGAATGGCATACAGGTACGAAACAATGA
- the rpmG gene encoding 50S ribosomal protein L33: MRVNVTLACTECGDRNYITKKNKRNNPERIEMSKYCARDNKKTLHRETK; encoded by the coding sequence ATGCGCGTTAATGTTACTTTAGCTTGTACTGAATGTGGTGACCGTAACTACATCACTAAAAAAAATAAACGTAATAACCCAGAACGTATTGAAATGTCAAAATACTGTGCAAGAGATAATAAGAAAACTTTACACAGAGAAACTAAATAA
- the phoU gene encoding phosphate signaling complex protein PhoU — MVNMREIYEESLQHLEDSVLKLADEVYRTIEKSIDVLSDGDKNNAREIIEHDHVINDMESDIDDQIISLITKQQPIATDLRMILSSSKVSSELERMGDNAANIAKIRKRVKFEDAYILTRLKTMGKLSMMMLADLKEAYESKDVNLVKEIIERDNDIDDLYKEIINSAYLIDNDPYISGQAHLAGRYLERIGDHITNIAESVYFTITGERFS; from the coding sequence TTGGTTAATATGAGAGAAATTTACGAGGAAAGTTTACAGCATCTGGAAGACAGTGTGCTTAAACTGGCTGATGAAGTGTATAGAACAATCGAGAAAAGTATCGATGTTCTCAGCGATGGCGACAAAAATAATGCAAGAGAAATCATTGAACATGATCACGTTATCAATGATATGGAAAGTGATATTGATGATCAGATCATTAGTTTAATTACAAAGCAACAGCCAATCGCAACGGATTTAAGAATGATCCTTTCTTCTAGTAAAGTGTCATCTGAACTGGAAAGAATGGGTGATAATGCTGCGAACATCGCTAAAATTCGTAAACGTGTGAAGTTTGAAGATGCTTACATTCTTACACGTCTAAAAACGATGGGAAAACTTAGTATGATGATGCTTGCTGATTTAAAAGAAGCGTATGAGAGTAAAGATGTTAACTTAGTTAAAGAGATTATTGAGCGCGATAATGATATCGACGATTTATATAAGGAAATTATTAATAGTGCTTACTTAATTGATAATGACCCTTATATTTCAGGTCAGGCCCATTTAGCAGGGAGATATCTTGAACGCATTGGCGACCATATTACAAATATCGCAGAAAGTGTCTATTTCACGATTACTGGGGAAAGATTTTCCTAA
- the pstB gene encoding phosphate ABC transporter ATP-binding protein PstB, with protein sequence MNSKVKIINTNEASTENKEIVTENQPALTNKERTIVTGETPNPNNRKIVYQTKNLNLWYGDHHALQNINLDILENEVTAIIGPSGCGKSTYIKTLNRMIELIPSVRTSGEILYRGDNIFDKSYKVEHLRTRVGMVFQKPNPFPKSIYDNITYGPRIHGITDKKILDEIVEKSLRGAAIWDETKDRLDKNAYGLSGGQQQRICIARCLAIEPDVILMDEPTSALDPISTLKVEELVQEIKDKYSIIIVTHNMQQAARISDKTAFFLNGYVNEYDTTDKIFSNPADEQTERYISGRFG encoded by the coding sequence ATGAATTCAAAAGTTAAAATTATTAATACAAATGAAGCTTCAACAGAAAATAAGGAAATTGTTACTGAAAATCAACCAGCATTGACGAATAAAGAACGTACGATTGTTACAGGGGAGACACCAAACCCTAATAATCGTAAGATCGTTTATCAGACAAAAAATTTAAACCTTTGGTACGGTGACCATCATGCATTACAAAATATCAATCTTGATATTTTAGAGAATGAAGTAACGGCAATTATCGGACCATCAGGTTGTGGTAAGTCGACGTATATTAAAACGTTAAACCGAATGATCGAATTGATTCCTAGCGTGCGTACATCTGGTGAAATTCTTTACCGTGGAGATAATATCTTTGATAAAAGCTATAAAGTTGAGCATTTAAGAACTCGTGTAGGTATGGTCTTCCAAAAACCAAATCCATTCCCAAAATCAATCTATGATAACATTACGTATGGTCCAAGAATTCACGGCATTACTGATAAGAAAATCTTAGATGAAATCGTTGAAAAATCTTTACGCGGTGCTGCAATCTGGGATGAGACGAAAGATCGTCTGGACAAGAATGCTTACGGCTTATCTGGGGGGCAGCAGCAACGTATCTGTATCGCACGCTGCTTAGCGATTGAACCAGATGTTATCCTGATGGACGAGCCTACATCAGCGTTAGATCCAATTTCTACATTAAAGGTAGAAGAGTTAGTGCAGGAAATTAAAGATAAGTATTCAATTATCATTGTTACGCATAATATGCAGCAAGCTGCACGTATCTCTGATAAAACTGCATTCTTCTTAAACGGATATGTAAATGAATATGATACTACAGATAAGATCTTCTCTAACCCAGCTGATGAACAGACAGAGAGATATATTTCAGGAAGGTTTGGTTAA
- the pstA gene encoding phosphate ABC transporter permease PstA, with translation MELINQERVAKKLSGRLTKNAIVKFIFFLCTIIGLIVLAMLLFDIIRKGAGYLTPEFFTNFSSTTPSKAGIKGALIGTLWLMMTIAPIAITLGVATAIYMEEYAKDNFFTRFVRVNIANLASVPSVVFGLLGLTLFVRGGGIEALSLGKSVLAAALTMSLMILPVIIVSSQEAIRAVPNAIREASLGLGGTKWQTITNVVLPASIPGILTGTILALSRAIGETAPLVVIGIPTIFMKTPDSIMDRFQALPMQIFTWAKLPKAEFQFVSSAAIIVLLIILIAMNSIAIFIRNKYQKKF, from the coding sequence ATGGAATTAATTAATCAGGAAAGAGTCGCGAAAAAACTCTCTGGACGTCTTACTAAAAACGCGATAGTTAAATTTATCTTCTTCTTATGTACGATTATCGGATTAATCGTACTAGCAATGTTACTTTTTGATATTATCAGAAAAGGTGCAGGTTATCTAACACCAGAATTCTTCACGAATTTTTCTAGTACTACACCTTCTAAAGCTGGTATTAAAGGAGCATTAATCGGTACATTATGGCTTATGATGACGATTGCTCCGATTGCAATAACACTTGGGGTTGCGACAGCCATTTATATGGAAGAGTATGCTAAAGATAATTTCTTTACTCGTTTTGTCAGAGTAAATATTGCTAACTTAGCATCTGTACCTTCTGTAGTATTCGGTCTATTAGGATTAACTCTATTCGTTCGTGGAGGAGGAATAGAAGCACTTTCATTAGGAAAATCTGTTTTAGCTGCAGCTTTGACGATGTCTCTTATGATCTTACCGGTTATTATCGTATCGTCACAAGAAGCAATTCGTGCAGTGCCAAATGCCATTCGTGAAGCATCTTTAGGATTAGGCGGAACAAAATGGCAGACAATAACGAACGTTGTACTTCCAGCGTCTATTCCAGGGATATTAACTGGAACAATTCTTGCACTATCTCGTGCAATTGGTGAAACAGCACCGTTAGTAGTTATTGGTATTCCGACAATCTTTATGAAAACACCAGATAGTATTATGGACCGTTTTCAAGCTTTACCTATGCAAATCTTTACTTGGGCGAAATTACCTAAGGCAGAGTTCCAGTTTGTATCTTCAGCAGCGATTATCGTGTTACTTATAATATTAATAGCGATGAACTCTATCGCTATATTTATCCGAAATAAATATCAGAAAAAATTCTAG
- the pstC gene encoding phosphate ABC transporter permease subunit PstC, which translates to MENKVSVQELIQQRQSKGSKNIIEKFIPTILAVIASISILTTIGILITLLTETITFFTRVSFSEFFLEKTWNAFGQDPKYGIISLILGTLKVTLIATIFAVPVGLGAALYLSEYASDKVRRIIKPILEILAGIPTIVYGFFALTFVTPMLRSVWPDLGSFNAISPGLVIGIMIVPMIASLSEDAMSAVPQAIREGALGLGSTRLETALKVVFPAALSGILASIVLAVSRAIGETMIVSLAAGSSPEFSLDFTNSLQTMTAFIVQVATGDATFGSDIYYSIYAVGFTLFVFTLIMNMISQWITNKFREEY; encoded by the coding sequence ATGGAAAATAAAGTATCTGTACAGGAATTGATTCAGCAGCGTCAAAGTAAGGGTTCTAAAAATATCATAGAGAAATTTATCCCGACGATACTTGCTGTAATCGCATCTATTTCTATTTTAACTACAATTGGGATTTTGATCACATTATTAACAGAGACGATTACTTTCTTTACAAGAGTATCTTTCAGTGAATTTTTCCTTGAGAAGACATGGAATGCCTTCGGACAGGATCCAAAATACGGAATCATCTCTTTAATTTTAGGGACATTGAAAGTAACCCTTATTGCAACAATTTTTGCTGTACCGGTAGGATTAGGCGCGGCACTTTACTTAAGTGAATATGCTAGTGACAAAGTAAGAAGAATCATTAAACCAATTTTAGAGATTCTTGCAGGGATTCCAACAATTGTATACGGCTTTTTTGCGTTAACTTTTGTTACACCAATGCTTCGTTCTGTATGGCCGGACTTAGGTTCATTCAATGCAATCAGTCCTGGGCTAGTTATCGGTATTATGATTGTACCAATGATTGCGAGTCTTTCTGAAGATGCGATGAGTGCAGTGCCACAAGCAATTAGAGAAGGGGCATTAGGACTAGGATCAACGCGTTTAGAAACGGCGCTTAAAGTTGTATTCCCAGCTGCTTTATCTGGTATTTTAGCATCAATCGTCCTTGCTGTATCACGTGCAATTGGAGAAACAATGATCGTATCACTAGCAGCAGGTAGTTCACCAGAATTCTCATTAGACTTTACAAATTCGTTGCAGACAATGACGGCATTTATCGTACAAGTTGCTACTGGTGATGCAACATTTGGTTCAGATATTTACTATAGTATCTATGCAGTTGGATTTACATTGTTTGTATTTACATTAATTATGAATATGATTTCACAATGGATCACAAACAAATTCAGAGAGGAGTATTAG
- a CDS encoding PstS family phosphate ABC transporter substrate-binding protein: MKKWQLVGSTTVLGTALLLGACGGAAEKTDTKSEDKGTDTAAKDIKGEVNGDGSTTVAPVVEKINEQFVTEYPDVTVSIGTSGTGGGFEKFIAGETDFSNASRDIKDEEKKALEDKKIEYTEFKIASDGLTVAVNKDNDFVEYLTFDELKKIYTGEAKTWKDVRADFPAEEIKAFSPDQSHGTYDFFSEEILDKGEIKAEKNADTNVIVKSVQDNKNGVGFFGYNFYQENKDNLKAVKIQKEGEGEGVEATEETVKDGSYPLSRPLYIYAKNESLKSNEAFKTFMKFTLEKAKDASKESGYVPLEDKVYEEDLKKLEEVK; this comes from the coding sequence ATGAAAAAGTGGCAATTAGTAGGATCAACAACTGTTTTAGGTACAGCATTATTATTAGGTGCATGTGGTGGTGCAGCTGAGAAAACTGACACAAAGAGTGAAGATAAAGGCACAGACACAGCAGCTAAAGATATTAAAGGTGAAGTAAATGGTGATGGTTCTACGACAGTAGCTCCTGTAGTAGAAAAAATCAACGAACAATTTGTAACTGAATATCCAGATGTTACTGTTTCAATCGGTACTTCAGGTACTGGTGGTGGTTTCGAGAAATTTATCGCAGGAGAAACTGATTTCTCAAATGCATCACGTGATATTAAAGATGAAGAGAAAAAAGCATTAGAAGATAAAAAAATCGAATATACTGAATTTAAAATTGCAAGCGACGGTTTAACAGTTGCAGTTAATAAAGATAATGACTTCGTTGAGTACTTAACTTTTGATGAGTTGAAAAAAATCTATACTGGTGAAGCAAAAACTTGGAAAGATGTTCGTGCTGACTTCCCAGCTGAAGAAATTAAAGCATTTTCTCCAGACCAATCACATGGTACTTATGACTTCTTCAGTGAAGAAATATTAGATAAAGGGGAAATTAAAGCTGAGAAAAATGCAGACACTAACGTTATCGTTAAATCTGTACAAGATAACAAAAACGGTGTTGGATTCTTCGGTTATAACTTCTACCAAGAAAACAAAGATAACTTAAAAGCAGTTAAGATTCAAAAAGAAGGTGAAGGGGAAGGCGTTGAAGCTACTGAAGAAACAGTTAAAGATGGTTCTTACCCATTAAGCCGCCCATTATACATCTATGCTAAGAACGAATCACTTAAGAGCAACGAAGCATTCAAAACATTTATGAAATTTACTTTAGAAAAAGCTAAAGATGCTTCTAAAGAATCAGGTTATGTACCTTTAGAAGATAAAGTATATGAAGAAGATTTAAAGAAATTAGAAGAAGTTAAATAG
- a CDS encoding peptidoglycan D,D-transpeptidase FtsI family protein → MTNRRISVIFMAIVSLLIILVLRLGYLQIVKGEAYRQAVDNNENIEVNESVPRGRIYDRNGKLLVDNTSKKSITYTRDRMTTSKEILSIAKKLQKIIDMPTDALTLRDKQDFYILTHKEAVDQLMKKENALLENGEITEEAYNAALYKKLTSKQINKLSKKELQVAAIYREMSSGSQLSPQIIKNEDVTEKEYALVSQNLGELPGVNTSMDWDRKYLYDDTLRTLFGRVSSKEEGLPKELTDYYLAKGYSRNDRVGQSYLEYQYENVLRGKKKKMRYITNKSGKIIDSEVLSEGSRGDDLILSIDIELQLKVEKLVDNNIRKLRSMGAKDMDKVLVVVQDPHNGDILALAGRQIDKSGNITDYHYGTFTSQYAVGSSVKGATLLTGYSNGAIKVGETMTDQPLVFKGGIQKRSYFNQSGSIAINDKQALMHSSNVYMFKTALKLAGLSYSSGMTLPDDISEAGQKLRKGMNQFGLGVKTGIDLPNEVTGQTGILKNNPGNFLDLAIGQYDTYTPLQLSQYISTIANDGYRIQPHIVKEIRGASKTDKVGPVKSHFNGKVLNKINNTDKEIAQVKSGFDMVFNQPEGTGYASFNNTAVKAAGKTGTAEVTQDGESRVNSTYIGYAPIKNPEMSFSIIYTNQPVPPPWLPGGDLGKEIINEYFKEKEAVDK, encoded by the coding sequence ATGACAAATAGAAGGATCAGCGTCATTTTTATGGCGATCGTCTCCTTGCTAATAATACTCGTATTAAGATTAGGCTACTTACAGATTGTAAAAGGAGAAGCATATCGACAAGCTGTTGACAACAATGAAAATATTGAAGTCAATGAATCTGTCCCACGCGGAAGAATCTATGATCGTAATGGTAAGCTGCTCGTCGATAATACATCAAAAAAATCAATCACCTATACGAGAGATCGAATGACTACGAGTAAAGAGATATTATCCATAGCAAAGAAACTTCAAAAAATAATTGATATGCCGACAGATGCACTGACTCTGAGAGATAAGCAGGATTTCTATATATTGACGCATAAAGAAGCTGTCGATCAATTGATGAAGAAAGAAAATGCTTTACTTGAAAATGGAGAGATTACTGAAGAAGCTTATAACGCAGCACTCTACAAAAAATTAACATCAAAGCAAATCAATAAACTATCGAAAAAAGAGCTTCAAGTTGCTGCAATATACAGAGAAATGTCCAGTGGAAGTCAATTAAGTCCACAAATAATTAAAAATGAAGATGTGACAGAAAAAGAATATGCATTAGTATCTCAGAATCTAGGAGAATTACCTGGCGTCAATACTTCTATGGACTGGGATAGAAAGTATCTATACGATGATACATTACGTACTTTATTTGGTCGCGTATCTTCTAAAGAAGAAGGCTTACCGAAGGAGCTTACAGACTATTATTTAGCGAAAGGGTATTCTAGAAATGACAGAGTTGGTCAAAGCTATCTGGAATATCAATATGAAAATGTGCTGCGCGGTAAAAAGAAAAAAATGAGATATATCACAAATAAATCAGGAAAGATCATCGATTCAGAAGTACTCTCAGAAGGATCAAGAGGAGATGACCTCATATTATCCATCGATATTGAGCTGCAGCTTAAGGTAGAAAAACTAGTGGATAATAACATTAGAAAACTGAGAAGTATGGGCGCTAAAGATATGGATAAAGTACTGGTCGTTGTACAGGATCCGCATAATGGAGATATACTGGCGTTAGCAGGCCGTCAGATTGATAAATCAGGTAATATAACCGATTATCATTATGGTACTTTTACTTCGCAGTATGCAGTAGGTTCTTCTGTAAAAGGTGCTACGTTACTCACAGGGTATAGTAATGGTGCCATTAAAGTCGGAGAAACGATGACAGATCAGCCATTAGTATTTAAAGGCGGTATTCAGAAACGTTCATATTTTAATCAAAGTGGCAGTATCGCCATCAATGACAAGCAGGCATTGATGCACTCATCAAACGTCTATATGTTTAAGACAGCGCTTAAACTTGCTGGACTCAGTTATTCATCTGGAATGACGCTTCCTGACGATATTTCAGAAGCAGGACAGAAATTAAGAAAAGGCATGAATCAATTTGGTCTAGGTGTGAAAACAGGCATCGATCTGCCAAATGAAGTGACAGGGCAAACGGGTATCCTGAAAAATAATCCTGGTAATTTTCTGGATCTGGCAATCGGACAATATGATACATACACACCATTACAGCTTTCTCAATATATTTCAACAATCGCAAATGATGGATATCGTATTCAGCCGCATATCGTCAAAGAAATCAGAGGAGCGTCTAAGACAGATAAAGTAGGTCCGGTTAAGAGCCATTTTAATGGAAAGGTATTAAATAAAATCAATAATACAGATAAAGAAATAGCACAAGTGAAGTCTGGTTTCGATATGGTATTCAACCAGCCAGAAGGTACAGGATATGCAAGCTTTAACAATACCGCTGTCAAAGCTGCAGGTAAGACAGGTACAGCTGAGGTTACGCAAGATGGGGAATCACGAGTAAATTCAACTTATATTGGGTATGCCCCGATAAAGAATCCTGAAATGAGTTTTTCGATCATCTATACGAACCAGCCAGTACCACCGCCTTGGTTACCAGGGGGAGATTTAGGTAAAGAAATTATCAATGAATATTTTAAAGAGAAAGAAGCAGTCGACAAATAG
- a CDS encoding superoxide dismutase produces the protein MAFELPKLEYAYDALEPHIDKETMEIHHTKHHNTYVTKLNDAVAGTEFENVSIEDLMKRINEVPADKKTAVVNNGGGHYNHSLFWTLLAPGKEAKGEVVDAIESKFGSLDAFKQEFADAAATRFGSGWAWLVVNNGELEVTSTPNQENPLMEGKTPILGLDVWEHAYYLNYQNKRPDYIAAFWNVVNWDKVNELYLAAK, from the coding sequence ATGGCATTTGAACTACCAAAATTAGAATATGCATATGATGCATTAGAACCACACATCGACAAAGAAACGATGGAGATTCACCATACAAAACATCATAACACTTATGTAACGAAATTAAATGATGCAGTCGCAGGTACAGAGTTTGAGAACGTATCTATCGAAGACTTAATGAAGAGAATCAATGAAGTTCCTGCTGATAAGAAAACTGCTGTAGTTAATAATGGTGGCGGTCACTATAACCACTCATTATTCTGGACATTACTTGCTCCAGGTAAAGAAGCAAAAGGCGAAGTCGTAGATGCAATCGAATCAAAATTCGGTTCTTTAGATGCATTTAAACAAGAATTCGCAGATGCTGCAGCTACGCGTTTCGGTTCAGGCTGGGCATGGTTAGTTGTTAATAACGGAGAGCTTGAAGTTACTTCAACTCCAAACCAGGAGAATCCATTAATGGAAGGTAAAACACCGATCCTAGGATTAGACGTTTGGGAACATGCTTACTATCTAAACTATCAAAATAAACGCCCAGATTATATCGCAGCATTCTGGAATGTTGTTAACTGGGACAAAGTAAACGAATTATACTTAGCAGCGAAGTAA
- a CDS encoding DUF1189 family protein — MYIQHLKRLFQPKRYPLYRIVKMRYILLHILILSIIMASPAIINYFKTFQAINQISQSELTAIPDFKVVDHELILSQEKEIELSTLTLAFTKNNVQPRSDFIILDKDEILISKSSRIQYANINMFQDKETLIQFLKTFTDSIYFYFLILVLLIISSQYFITILKIIIISIVSHIISNSLNKKSRYMNWLKINTFILTLPTLLLLLGVIFKFIILTVASWIVLIILDVLTIKYLPKQKHKAKQN, encoded by the coding sequence TTGTATATTCAACATCTAAAACGTTTATTCCAGCCGAAGCGATATCCTTTATATAGAATCGTCAAGATGAGATATATCTTATTACATATTTTAATACTTTCAATAATCATGGCATCACCAGCAATAATCAATTATTTCAAAACGTTTCAGGCAATCAATCAGATTAGCCAGTCTGAACTTACAGCTATACCTGATTTTAAGGTTGTAGATCACGAGCTGATACTTTCTCAGGAGAAAGAGATTGAACTGAGTACGCTCACTTTAGCTTTCACAAAAAACAATGTGCAGCCTCGTTCAGATTTTATTATTTTAGATAAGGATGAAATATTAATCAGCAAAAGTTCACGCATTCAATATGCAAATATCAATATGTTTCAGGATAAGGAGACGTTAATTCAGTTTCTCAAGACATTTACAGACTCAATTTATTTTTATTTCCTCATCCTGGTGTTACTGATAATCAGTTCTCAGTATTTTATTACTATATTAAAGATTATCATCATAAGCATTGTCAGCCATATAATATCAAATAGTTTAAACAAAAAGTCACGCTATATGAACTGGCTGAAAATCAATACATTCATACTTACATTGCCTACTCTATTATTATTGCTCGGTGTCATCTTTAAATTTATTATTTTAACAGTCGCTTCATGGATTGTTCTGATAATTCTTGATGTATTAACAATCAAATATCTACCGAAGCAAAAGCATAAAGCTAAACAAAATTGA
- the ispG gene encoding flavodoxin-dependent (E)-4-hydroxy-3-methylbut-2-enyl-diphosphate synthase, with protein MTHRKNTRPVKVGDLTIGGSNELVIQSMTTTKTHDVEATVAEIKRLEEAGCQIVRVACPKEEDALAIAEIKKQINIPLVVDIHFDYKLALLAIEGGADKIRINPGNIGRREKVEEVVKACKAKGIPIRIGVNAGSLEKHILKKYGYPTADGMVESALHHIKILEDLDFHDIIVSMKASDVNLAIEAYTKAAQAFDYPLHLGITESGTLFAGTVKSAAGLGAIMSLGIGNTLRISLSADPVEEVKVARELLKSFGLASNAATLISCPTCGRIEIDLISIANEVEEYISTIKAPLKVAVLGCAVNGPGEAREADIGIAGARGEGLLFMKGKTVRKVPEETMVEELKMEIDKLAEEYFKKQEAEKLANAEK; from the coding sequence ATTACACATAGAAAAAATACACGTCCGGTTAAAGTCGGAGATCTTACTATTGGCGGTTCAAATGAACTTGTGATTCAAAGTATGACGACAACAAAGACACATGACGTTGAAGCTACCGTAGCTGAAATCAAACGTCTTGAAGAAGCGGGCTGTCAAATTGTCCGTGTCGCTTGCCCTAAAGAAGAAGATGCTCTTGCAATCGCAGAAATAAAAAAGCAGATCAATATTCCTTTAGTCGTTGATATTCATTTCGACTATAAACTTGCATTACTTGCGATTGAAGGTGGTGCTGACAAAATTCGTATCAATCCAGGTAACATCGGCCGTCGAGAAAAAGTAGAAGAGGTCGTTAAAGCTTGTAAAGCAAAAGGAATCCCGATTCGAATCGGTGTCAATGCAGGTTCACTTGAAAAACATATATTAAAAAAATATGGTTACCCTACTGCTGATGGTATGGTAGAAAGCGCACTGCATCATATTAAAATATTAGAAGATCTTGATTTTCATGATATTATCGTTTCAATGAAAGCAAGTGATGTTAACTTAGCGATCGAAGCCTATACAAAGGCAGCGCAAGCATTCGATTATCCACTTCATCTAGGAATCACTGAAAGTGGTACATTATTTGCTGGAACAGTAAAATCTGCTGCTGGCCTTGGAGCTATCATGAGTTTAGGTATCGGGAATACATTACGTATTTCTTTATCAGCAGACCCTGTAGAAGAAGTAAAAGTAGCAAGAGAGCTTCTGAAATCATTTGGTCTTGCGAGCAATGCTGCAACACTGATTTCTTGTCCGACATGCGGTCGTATTGAAATCGACTTAATTTCTATTGCGAATGAAGTTGAAGAATATATTTCTACAATTAAAGCACCGCTTAAAGTTGCAGTATTAGGATGTGCAGTGAATGGTCCAGGAGAAGCACGAGAAGCTGATATTGGAATCGCAGGAGCACGTGGAGAAGGATTACTGTTTATGAAAGGTAAGACGGTAAGAAAAGTGCCAGAAGAAACGATGGTTGAAGAATTGAAGATGGAAATCGATAAACTTGCTGAAGAATATTTCAAAAAACAGGAAGCAGAAAAATTAGCGAATGCAGAAAAATAA
- a CDS encoding 5' nucleotidase, NT5C type translates to MQKNKIRFGIDIDGTVTCPTALVPYLQKSFNPDFKYEDITAYELTTVLGISNDEVAQWFKENERALYKNSPVHKDADLILRQWSEQFELFFISARHTLLTDITYDWFDRHNIPYHHIELTGSHNKIETARSLQVDAFFEDKLDNALDIQQALDIPVYLFDTPYNQAELPTGVFRVHSWLETNQLIQQHFNTK, encoded by the coding sequence ATGCAGAAAAATAAAATAAGATTTGGTATCGATATTGATGGTACTGTTACTTGTCCGACAGCACTCGTGCCATATCTCCAGAAATCCTTTAATCCTGACTTTAAATACGAAGATATAACTGCATATGAACTTACGACTGTATTAGGCATCAGTAATGATGAAGTTGCCCAGTGGTTCAAAGAAAATGAACGCGCGCTATATAAGAATTCACCAGTACACAAAGATGCAGATTTAATATTAAGACAGTGGTCAGAACAATTCGAGCTGTTTTTCATCAGTGCAAGACATACTTTACTCACTGATATCACTTACGATTGGTTTGATAGACATAATATTCCGTATCATCATATCGAACTTACTGGATCTCATAATAAGATTGAAACAGCACGCAGTCTGCAGGTCGACGCTTTCTTTGAAGATAAGCTCGATAATGCCCTTGATATTCAGCAGGCGCTTGATATACCGGTTTATCTTTTTGACACGCCGTACAATCAGGCAGAGTTACCAACGGGTGTGTTTCGTGTGCATTCTTGGTTAGAAACGAATCAACTCATTCAACAGCATTTTAATACAAAATAA
- a CDS encoding Fur family transcriptional regulator, translating into MKINDAIQILKDNGHKYTDKRKDMITFLYDNSKYLNAKQMQQALNDKYPGISFDTIYRNLHLFESLDIIETTELEGEKKFRLACSHHHHHHFICKQCGDTRVVEHCPIEIFKDELPDVEIESHKIELYGLCEKCK; encoded by the coding sequence ATGAAGATTAATGATGCAATTCAAATTCTGAAAGATAATGGTCATAAATATACGGACAAGAGAAAAGATATGATCACATTTCTCTATGATAATAGCAAATACTTAAACGCCAAACAGATGCAGCAGGCACTGAACGATAAGTATCCGGGTATTTCATTTGATACAATTTATCGCAATCTGCATCTTTTTGAATCGTTAGACATTATAGAAACAACTGAGCTGGAAGGAGAGAAGAAATTCAGACTCGCTTGTAGTCATCATCATCACCATCATTTTATCTGTAAACAGTGCGGAGATACACGAGTCGTGGAGCATTGTCCGATAGAAATATTTAAGGATGAACTTCCTGATGTTGAAATCGAAAGTCATAAAATAGAACTCTATGGATTATGTGAAAAATGCAAATAA